A single window of Modestobacter italicus DNA harbors:
- a CDS encoding zinc ribbon domain-containing protein produces MQADHFDQQKLLALAAEDVALAQLAHRARTLPELAAVDAAQEAQRTLSDDVVRAETEVRDLDREQKRLEGDVDTVRQRAARDQSRIDSGGATPKEITGLQHELESLNRRQGDLEDQVLELMERRETADAALATAQGGLAGAQADQERAEQQRDAALADIADATSRHQATRAEIAGTVPADLLKLYDRVAQQTGSTGAAHLRAGRCEGCRIEFYGTELATYRNADPHTVLRCENCGRILVRNAESGL; encoded by the coding sequence GTGCAGGCTGACCACTTCGACCAGCAGAAGCTGCTGGCCCTCGCCGCGGAGGACGTCGCCCTCGCGCAACTCGCCCACCGCGCGCGCACCCTCCCCGAGCTCGCCGCCGTCGACGCGGCCCAGGAGGCGCAGCGGACCCTGTCCGACGACGTCGTCCGGGCCGAGACCGAGGTGCGCGACCTCGACCGCGAGCAGAAGCGGCTGGAGGGCGACGTCGACACCGTGCGCCAGCGCGCGGCCCGGGACCAGTCCCGGATCGACTCCGGCGGCGCGACGCCCAAGGAGATCACCGGGCTGCAGCACGAGCTGGAGTCCCTCAACCGCCGCCAGGGCGACCTGGAGGACCAGGTGCTCGAGCTGATGGAGCGCCGGGAGACCGCCGACGCCGCGCTGGCCACGGCGCAGGGCGGGCTCGCCGGGGCGCAGGCCGACCAGGAGCGCGCCGAGCAGCAGCGGGACGCCGCGCTCGCCGACATCGCCGACGCCACCTCCCGGCACCAGGCCACCCGCGCCGAGATCGCCGGCACCGTCCCGGCCGACCTGCTCAAGCTCTACGACCGGGTCGCCCAGCAGACCGGCAGCACCGGTGCCGCGCACCTGCGCGCCGGCCGCTGCGAGGGCTGCCGGATCGAGTTCTACGGCACCGAGCTGGCCACCTACCGCAACGCCGACCCGCACACCGTGCTGCGCTGCGAGAACTGCGGCCGGATCCTGGTCCGCAACGCCGAGTCCGGGCTGTGA
- a CDS encoding bifunctional RNase H/acid phosphatase, translating into MSGASAGRRLIVEADGGSRGNPGPAGYGALVRDAETGRLLAERAESVGRATNNVAEYGGLVAGLQAALDLDPTASVEVRMDSKLVVEQMSGRWQIKHPDMKKLAVQARDIARQLGAVRYTWVPRAQNGAADALANSAMDGKPVRRDLAAEPVVLEDETQPATEPAPVVVTTTFLLRHGRTEHTPERRFSGSSDLPLSELGRADAAAAAQHLAGRGIDVIVASPLQRTRQTAEAAAAVLGVPVEVDRDLRELDFGSWEGLTAAEAQEKSPLAFRRWSGALDVRPPGGESIADVSTRVARARARVLDRHAGKTVLVVSHVTPIKLLLAAGLGAGDGIVHRVFLEAASLSTVTWSSDGRTSVRLVNDTSHLG; encoded by the coding sequence GTGAGCGGGGCGTCTGCGGGCAGGCGGCTGATCGTCGAGGCGGACGGCGGGTCGCGGGGCAACCCGGGTCCGGCCGGCTACGGCGCGCTGGTGCGCGACGCCGAGACCGGGCGGCTGCTCGCCGAGCGGGCCGAGTCCGTCGGCCGGGCCACCAACAACGTCGCCGAGTACGGCGGGCTGGTCGCCGGTCTGCAGGCGGCCCTCGACCTCGACCCGACGGCGAGCGTCGAGGTGCGGATGGACTCCAAGCTCGTCGTGGAGCAGATGTCGGGTCGCTGGCAGATCAAGCACCCGGACATGAAGAAGCTGGCCGTCCAGGCCCGGGACATCGCCCGGCAGCTGGGCGCGGTCCGCTACACCTGGGTGCCGCGGGCGCAGAACGGCGCCGCGGACGCCCTCGCCAACAGCGCCATGGACGGCAAGCCGGTCCGCCGGGACCTCGCCGCGGAGCCCGTCGTCCTCGAGGACGAGACGCAGCCGGCCACCGAGCCGGCGCCGGTCGTCGTCACCACGACGTTCCTGCTGCGGCACGGGCGCACCGAGCACACCCCGGAGCGCCGGTTCAGCGGCAGCAGCGACCTGCCGCTGTCCGAGCTCGGCCGGGCCGACGCCGCGGCCGCCGCCCAGCACCTGGCCGGCCGGGGCATCGACGTCATCGTCGCCTCGCCGCTGCAGCGCACCCGGCAGACCGCCGAGGCCGCCGCCGCGGTGCTCGGTGTCCCGGTCGAGGTCGACCGCGACCTGAGGGAGCTGGACTTCGGCTCCTGGGAGGGCCTGACCGCCGCCGAGGCGCAGGAGAAGAGCCCGCTGGCCTTCCGCCGCTGGTCCGGGGCGCTCGACGTCCGGCCGCCCGGGGGCGAGTCGATCGCCGACGTCTCCACCCGGGTCGCCCGGGCCCGGGCCCGGGTGCTGGACCGGCACGCCGGGAAGACGGTGCTCGTGGTCAGCCACGTCACGCCGATCAAGCTGCTGCTGGCTGCCGGGCTCGGCGCCGGCGACGGCATCGTGCACCGGGTGTTCCTGGAGGCCGCGTCGCTGTCGACGGTCACCTGGTCCTCCGACGGCCGCACCAGCGTCCGGCTGGTCAACGACACCTCGCACCTGGGCTGA
- the nadA gene encoding quinolinate synthase NadA, whose amino-acid sequence MTATTAAGDRTMSDLEYDAWAAEVRRLADERGAVVLAHNYQVPEIQDVAHFTGDSLYLSRVAAETDAREIVFCGVHFMAETAKILSPDKTVLLPDHAAGCSLADSITAEQLREWKAEHPGAVVVSYVNTTAAVKAETDICCTSSNAADVIRSIPADREILFCPDQFLGAHVKRVTGRQNISIWAGECHVHAGISPADVRAQVADHPGAEILVHPECGCTTSVLDLVSHGDLPADRTRVLSTGGMVEAAAATRAPQVLVATEIGILHQLRSLNSGTEFIPMNARASCRYMKMITPAKLLATLRTGEGAVDVDPQTAARARRAVEAMIAIGEPGRGGE is encoded by the coding sequence GTGACCGCCACCACCGCTGCCGGCGACCGCACCATGTCCGACCTGGAGTACGACGCCTGGGCCGCCGAGGTCCGCCGGCTGGCCGACGAGCGCGGCGCCGTCGTCCTGGCGCACAACTACCAGGTCCCCGAGATCCAGGACGTCGCCCACTTCACCGGCGACTCCCTCTACCTGTCCCGGGTCGCGGCCGAGACCGACGCCCGGGAGATCGTCTTCTGCGGCGTCCACTTCATGGCCGAGACCGCGAAGATCCTGTCGCCGGACAAGACCGTGCTGCTGCCCGACCACGCGGCCGGGTGCTCCCTGGCCGACAGCATCACCGCCGAGCAGCTGCGCGAGTGGAAGGCCGAGCACCCGGGCGCGGTGGTCGTCAGCTACGTCAACACCACCGCCGCGGTGAAGGCGGAGACCGACATCTGCTGCACCTCGTCCAACGCCGCCGACGTGATCCGGTCGATCCCCGCCGACCGCGAGATCCTGTTCTGCCCCGACCAGTTCCTCGGCGCGCACGTCAAGCGGGTCACCGGGCGGCAGAACATCTCCATCTGGGCGGGGGAGTGCCACGTGCACGCCGGGATCAGCCCAGCCGACGTCCGGGCACAGGTCGCCGACCACCCCGGTGCGGAGATCCTGGTCCACCCGGAGTGCGGGTGCACCACCTCGGTGCTGGACCTGGTCAGCCACGGCGACCTGCCCGCCGACCGCACCCGGGTGCTCTCCACCGGCGGGATGGTCGAGGCCGCGGCGGCGACCCGGGCGCCGCAGGTGCTGGTCGCCACCGAGATCGGCATCCTGCACCAGCTCCGCTCGCTCAACAGCGGCACCGAGTTCATCCCGATGAACGCCCGCGCCTCCTGCCGCTACATGAAGATGATCACGCCGGCGAAGCTGCTGGCCACGCTGCGCACCGGCGAGGGAGCGGTGGACGTCGACCCGCAGACCGCCGCCCGGGCCCGCCGCGCCGTGGAGGCGATGATCGCGATCGGTGAGCCCGGCCGCGGCGGGGAGTGA
- a CDS encoding SLC13 family permease yields the protein MPDLLALLLAAVLLAATLAAAAADSPRLPPAAVAVPGALLLVLLGAVSWQDTADTVREVAPTVAFLVVVLLLAELADREGLFTWSAALTARQAGSSATRLLTRVTVLAAVVTAVLSLDATVVLLTPVVVATALRMRVPVRPHGYAVGHLANSASLLLPVSNLTNLLAVAATGLSFVHFAGLMVLPQLATVALEYLVLRWLFRRDLRGVVDVPVHEVPGTPVLALVVVGATVLGFGVASLVGVAPVWPAAAGVLVLGVRQLATRRTTLREQLVAANLPFGLFVVGLAVLVLVLQLHGLETLLHAVLPDGSGLLALLAVAGISALLANLVNNLPATLALVPVAAAGGVPTVLAMLIGVNLGPNLTYAGSLANLLWRRVLGEHAPGTARFSAVGLATVPLTVIAATTALWAALLV from the coding sequence GTGCCCGACCTGCTCGCCCTGCTGCTGGCCGCCGTCCTGCTGGCGGCGACCCTGGCCGCGGCGGCCGCCGACTCGCCCCGGCTGCCGCCGGCCGCCGTCGCCGTCCCCGGTGCGCTGCTGCTGGTCCTGCTCGGGGCGGTGAGCTGGCAGGACACGGCGGACACCGTCCGAGAGGTGGCGCCGACCGTCGCGTTCCTGGTCGTGGTGCTGCTGCTGGCCGAGCTCGCCGACCGGGAGGGGCTGTTCACCTGGTCCGCAGCGCTGACCGCCCGGCAGGCGGGCAGCTCGGCGACCCGGTTGCTCACCCGGGTGACGGTGCTGGCCGCGGTGGTCACCGCGGTGCTCAGCCTGGACGCCACGGTCGTGCTGCTGACCCCGGTGGTGGTCGCGACGGCGCTGCGGATGCGGGTGCCGGTGCGGCCGCACGGCTACGCGGTCGGGCACCTGGCCAACTCGGCGTCGCTGCTGCTGCCGGTGTCCAACCTGACCAACCTGCTCGCCGTGGCGGCCACCGGGTTGTCGTTCGTGCACTTCGCCGGGCTGATGGTGCTGCCCCAGCTGGCCACCGTGGCGCTGGAGTACCTGGTGCTGCGCTGGCTCTTCCGCCGGGACCTGCGCGGGGTGGTCGACGTCCCGGTGCACGAGGTCCCGGGCACGCCCGTGCTGGCCCTGGTCGTGGTGGGCGCCACCGTGCTGGGCTTCGGCGTCGCCTCGCTGGTGGGCGTGGCGCCGGTCTGGCCGGCCGCCGCCGGGGTGCTGGTGCTCGGCGTCCGGCAGCTGGCCACCCGCCGGACGACGCTGCGCGAGCAGCTGGTCGCGGCGAACCTGCCGTTCGGGCTGTTCGTCGTCGGCCTCGCGGTGCTGGTGCTGGTGCTGCAGCTGCACGGCCTGGAGACGCTGCTGCACGCCGTGCTCCCCGACGGCAGCGGGCTGCTCGCCCTCCTCGCGGTCGCCGGCATCTCGGCGCTGCTGGCCAACCTGGTGAACAACCTGCCGGCCACGCTGGCGCTGGTCCCGGTGGCCGCGGCCGGCGGCGTGCCGACCGTGCTGGCCATGCTGATCGGGGTCAACCTCGGGCCGAACCTGACCTACGCCGGGTCGCTGGCCAACCTGCTGTGGCGGCGGGTGCTCGGCGAGCACGCCCCCGGCACCGCCCGCTTCAGCGCCGTCGGCCTGGCGACCGTCCCGCTGACCGTGATCGCCGCGACCACCGCGCTGTGGGCCGCGCTGCTGGTCTAG
- a CDS encoding sulfite exporter TauE/SafE family protein, translating to MSAVDLLIAAGVALLAGGINSIAGGGSLILFPVLVGLGLGTVAANVTNSVAQWPGYVGGVLGFRSEYAGQRARLVRFSVVAVLGGTLGSVLLLTTPSEAFDTVVPVLVFLASVLLAFQPLITKRLKRREDGGRTGDPAWLYVALFLATVYGGYFGGALGVILVGVLGLGLGRLKLANAMKSAISLVTASVTVVVFGIWGPVEWAYVAVCAPAALLGGFLGAKVATRIPSTPLRVLIVVFGIAVSVYLFLRG from the coding sequence GTGTCCGCTGTCGACCTCCTCATCGCCGCCGGGGTGGCGCTCCTCGCCGGCGGGATCAACTCGATCGCCGGCGGCGGGTCGCTGATCCTCTTCCCCGTCCTGGTCGGGCTGGGCCTGGGCACGGTGGCGGCGAACGTCACCAACTCCGTCGCCCAGTGGCCCGGCTACGTCGGCGGGGTGCTCGGCTTCCGCAGCGAGTACGCCGGCCAGCGCGCGCGGCTCGTCCGGTTCTCCGTCGTCGCGGTGCTCGGCGGCACCCTCGGGTCGGTCCTGCTGCTCACCACCCCCAGCGAGGCGTTCGACACCGTCGTCCCGGTGCTGGTGTTCCTGGCCAGCGTCCTGCTGGCCTTCCAGCCGCTGATCACCAAGCGGCTCAAGCGGCGGGAGGACGGCGGCCGGACCGGCGACCCGGCCTGGCTGTACGTGGCGCTCTTCCTGGCCACCGTCTACGGCGGCTACTTCGGCGGCGCGCTGGGCGTGATCCTGGTCGGCGTCCTGGGGCTGGGCCTGGGGCGGCTGAAGCTGGCCAACGCGATGAAGAGCGCGATCTCGCTGGTCACCGCCTCGGTGACGGTGGTCGTCTTCGGCATCTGGGGCCCGGTGGAGTGGGCCTACGTCGCCGTCTGCGCGCCCGCGGCGCTGCTCGGTGGCTTCCTCGGCGCGAAGGTCGCCACCCGGATCCCCAGCACGCCGCTGCGGGTGCTGATCGTCGTCTTCGGCATCGCGGTGTCGGTCTACCTGTTCCTCCGCGGCTGA
- a CDS encoding DoxX family protein, producing the protein MPRDVRALAIAAGMTGTGVFHLVRPQAYDWMIPPELGRARPWVTGSGVAELATAALVAVPATRRIGGWAAVAVLLGVLPAHAQTLRVFRHEPGKLAVAAARIPFQLPMLQAALRVARGR; encoded by the coding sequence GTGCCGAGGGACGTGCGAGCGCTGGCCATCGCGGCGGGGATGACCGGGACGGGGGTCTTCCACCTGGTCCGCCCGCAGGCCTACGACTGGATGATCCCGCCGGAGCTCGGCCGCGCCCGCCCCTGGGTCACCGGCAGCGGCGTGGCCGAGCTGGCCACCGCCGCGCTGGTCGCCGTCCCGGCCACCCGCCGGATCGGGGGCTGGGCCGCGGTGGCGGTGCTGCTCGGGGTGCTGCCCGCGCACGCCCAGACCCTCCGGGTCTTCCGCCACGAGCCCGGGAAGCTCGCCGTCGCCGCCGCGCGGATCCCGTTCCAGCTGCCCATGCTGCAGGCCGCGCTGCGGGTCGCCCGCGGGCGGTAG
- a CDS encoding Lrp/AsnC family transcriptional regulator yields MLTVLDAVDRQIVHAMQVDGRAPFSRVATVLGVSEQTVARRWRRLRADGVVRVLGLTTPEATEPSWHIRMRVQPAAAGAVADALARRPDVSWVSLTAGGAEITCSTRPRTPRQRDALLLDRLPRTVQVIDLAAFSVLHAYVGGVYEWTGFEDPLTDEQIAALSHDSARVGATPVALDPEDDLLFAALATDGRLSYAELAGVTGWSESRVARRVEALRSAGALYFDLEIASELLGHPVSALLWLGVAPADIAHVGESLAREPETAFTAVVTGPANLMVAVTCRDTAHLYRFLTDRVGALPVRSLETSTVLRRVKQAGSLMDGPRLTDPEPPPVRGR; encoded by the coding sequence ATGCTGACCGTGCTCGACGCCGTGGACCGCCAGATCGTGCACGCCATGCAGGTCGACGGCCGGGCACCGTTCAGCCGGGTGGCGACCGTGCTGGGGGTCTCCGAGCAGACCGTGGCCCGCCGCTGGCGGCGGCTGCGCGCCGACGGCGTCGTCCGGGTGCTGGGGCTCACCACGCCGGAGGCGACCGAGCCCAGCTGGCACATCCGGATGCGGGTGCAGCCGGCCGCGGCCGGGGCCGTCGCCGACGCCCTGGCCCGGCGGCCCGACGTCTCCTGGGTGAGCCTGACCGCGGGTGGCGCGGAGATCACCTGCTCGACCCGGCCGCGCACCCCCCGCCAGCGCGACGCGCTCCTGCTCGACCGGTTGCCGCGCACCGTGCAGGTCATCGACCTGGCCGCCTTCTCGGTGCTGCACGCCTACGTCGGCGGCGTCTACGAGTGGACCGGCTTCGAGGACCCGCTCACCGACGAGCAGATCGCCGCGCTCAGCCACGACTCCGCGCGGGTCGGCGCCACCCCGGTGGCCCTGGACCCGGAGGACGACCTGCTCTTCGCCGCGCTCGCCACCGACGGCCGGCTGAGCTACGCCGAGCTCGCCGGCGTGACCGGCTGGTCGGAGAGCCGGGTGGCGCGGCGGGTCGAGGCCCTCCGCTCGGCCGGGGCGCTGTACTTCGACCTGGAGATCGCCTCCGAGCTGCTCGGGCACCCGGTCAGCGCGCTGCTCTGGCTCGGCGTCGCACCGGCCGACATCGCGCACGTGGGCGAGTCGCTGGCCCGGGAGCCGGAGACCGCCTTCACCGCGGTGGTGACCGGCCCGGCCAACCTGATGGTGGCGGTGACCTGCCGGGACACCGCGCACCTGTACCGGTTCCTCACCGACCGGGTGGGTGCCCTGCCGGTGCGCAGCCTGGAGACCTCCACCGTGCTGCGCCGGGTCAAGCAGGCCGGCAGCCTGATGGACGGCCCGCGGCTCACCGACCCCGAGCCGCCGCCGGTCCGCGGCCGCTAG
- a CDS encoding MFS transporter gives MRKWLPLVAICTGTFMLLIDVTIVNVALPDMALDLGTSFDQLQWVVDVYALALSALVLGAGSLADLYGRRKLYLAGLLLFAVASLACGLAPNAELLIVARAVQGIGGAAMLATTIALINTSYEGRDRGTAFGIWGAVVGAAAALGPILGGALTELSWRWIFFVNLPISVLAVVVTLVAVQEARQPGAPRPDVPGIALFTLGAGGVVFGLVRAAVDGWGAPVAWGSLVAGLVVLAVWVLVERRRRAPMLDVSLFANRSFTGIMLGALLLNAAAFSASLYTSLWLQSVLGLSPLQGGLVFIPLSACSFVVAALAGRFLQTMAPRWVVGGGLMVIGVGSLLLALVDADSSWTVLVPGLAVLGVGVGVANPTLASAALATVPRERSGMASGAVNTARQLGFALGVAVLGSVFTAQATAVLRDGGSPDPAGTASALTAGQAGQLIGSAPAEQRAGLADLLGSAYAGGLRDVFLVCAAAAIVGGLLVFWLVRAGAPSTGHQAGPSADQPQEAAAAR, from the coding sequence ATGCGCAAGTGGTTGCCGCTGGTCGCGATCTGCACCGGCACGTTCATGCTCCTCATCGACGTCACGATCGTGAACGTCGCCCTGCCCGACATGGCGCTGGACCTGGGCACGTCGTTCGACCAGCTGCAGTGGGTGGTCGACGTCTACGCGCTGGCGCTGTCCGCGCTGGTGCTGGGCGCCGGGTCGCTCGCCGACCTGTACGGCCGCCGCAAGCTCTACCTCGCCGGGTTGCTGCTGTTCGCGGTCGCCTCGCTCGCCTGCGGGCTGGCCCCGAACGCCGAGCTGCTCATCGTGGCGCGGGCAGTGCAGGGGATCGGCGGCGCGGCGATGCTGGCCACCACCATCGCGCTGATCAACACCAGCTACGAGGGGCGTGACCGCGGCACCGCCTTCGGGATCTGGGGCGCCGTGGTCGGTGCCGCCGCTGCGCTGGGCCCGATCCTGGGCGGTGCGCTCACCGAGCTCTCCTGGCGGTGGATCTTCTTCGTCAACCTGCCGATCAGCGTCCTCGCCGTCGTCGTGACGCTGGTCGCCGTGCAGGAGGCCCGCCAGCCGGGCGCCCCCCGGCCCGACGTGCCGGGCATCGCGCTGTTCACCCTCGGCGCCGGCGGGGTGGTCTTCGGCCTGGTCCGCGCCGCCGTGGACGGCTGGGGCGCGCCGGTCGCCTGGGGGTCGCTGGTCGCCGGCCTGGTCGTCCTGGCGGTGTGGGTGCTGGTGGAGCGCCGCCGGCGGGCCCCGATGCTCGACGTCTCGCTGTTCGCCAACCGCTCCTTCACCGGGATCATGCTCGGCGCGCTGCTGCTGAACGCGGCGGCGTTCTCCGCCAGCCTCTACACCTCGCTGTGGCTGCAGTCGGTGCTCGGGCTCTCGCCGCTGCAGGGCGGGCTGGTCTTCATCCCGCTGTCCGCCTGCAGCTTCGTCGTCGCCGCCCTCGCCGGCCGGTTCCTGCAGACGATGGCGCCGCGGTGGGTGGTCGGCGGCGGGCTGATGGTCATCGGCGTCGGCTCGCTGCTGCTGGCGCTGGTCGACGCCGACTCCTCCTGGACGGTGCTCGTGCCCGGGCTCGCCGTCCTCGGCGTCGGGGTCGGGGTGGCCAACCCGACGCTGGCCTCCGCCGCGCTGGCGACGGTCCCGCGGGAGCGCAGCGGCATGGCCTCCGGTGCGGTCAACACCGCCCGCCAGCTCGGCTTCGCCCTCGGCGTGGCGGTGCTGGGCAGCGTCTTCACCGCCCAGGCGACCGCCGTGCTGCGGGACGGCGGCTCGCCGGACCCGGCGGGCACCGCGTCGGCGCTGACCGCCGGCCAGGCCGGCCAGCTCATCGGCTCGGCACCCGCCGAGCAGCGGGCCGGCCTCGCCGACCTGCTGGGCAGCGCCTACGCCGGCGGGCTGCGCGACGTGTTCCTGGTCTGCGCCGCGGCGGCGATCGTGGGCGGGCTGCTGGTGTTCTGGCTGGTGCGCGCCGGCGCCCCCAGCACCGGTCACCAGGCCGGACCGTCGGCGGACCAGCCGCAGGAGGCTGCCGCGGCGCGCTGA
- a CDS encoding PIG-L deacetylase family protein — translation MASSPFPDDWQRALVVAAHPDDIEYGIAAAVAVWTAAGKDVHYVLATRGEAGMEGVPPDVAGPLREEEERRSAAVVGVTEVDFLDHRDGVLVAGPDLRRDLAAAIRRHRPELVVTGYFGATWTPPGVSPAYVNSADHRALGQCVVDAVADAANEWIFTDLTEPRWTGVTYIAVQDMSDPPHEVDVASQVDAAVRSLSEHRRYLELLSEVPVEEQARQVIDMSTLTEDDRRRVGFRLFWG, via the coding sequence ATGGCCTCCTCCCCGTTCCCCGACGACTGGCAGCGCGCCCTCGTCGTCGCCGCGCACCCCGACGACATCGAGTACGGCATCGCGGCGGCGGTGGCGGTGTGGACGGCGGCCGGCAAGGACGTGCACTACGTCCTGGCCACCCGCGGCGAGGCGGGGATGGAGGGGGTGCCGCCGGACGTCGCCGGACCGCTGCGCGAGGAGGAGGAACGGCGGTCGGCCGCCGTCGTCGGCGTGACCGAGGTCGACTTCCTCGACCACCGGGACGGCGTCCTCGTCGCGGGCCCGGACCTGCGGCGCGACCTCGCCGCGGCGATCCGGCGGCACCGCCCGGAGCTCGTCGTCACCGGGTACTTCGGCGCGACGTGGACACCGCCGGGGGTGTCGCCAGCGTACGTGAACTCCGCCGACCACCGCGCCCTCGGCCAGTGCGTGGTCGACGCCGTGGCCGATGCGGCGAACGAGTGGATCTTCACGGACCTCACCGAGCCGCGGTGGACGGGCGTCACCTACATCGCGGTGCAGGACATGTCCGACCCGCCGCACGAGGTGGACGTCGCGTCGCAGGTCGACGCGGCCGTGCGCTCGCTGAGCGAGCACCGCCGGTACCTCGAGCTGCTGTCCGAGGTGCCGGTCGAGGAGCAGGCGCGGCAGGTCATCGACATGTCGACGCTGACCGAGGACGACCGGCGCCGAGTCGGGTTCCGGCTGTTCTGGGGCTGA
- a CDS encoding proline iminopeptidase-family hydrolase, protein MTSTPSYFDTSGWDPATVVSGGSRMVPVETPSGTSRVWTKRVGTNPDLKVLLLHGGPGATDELYECFDTWFPGAGVEYYYYDQLGSFRSDRPDDPSLWTLERFVDEVEQVRQALGLDSSNFVLLGQSWGGMLAMEYAVHHQQHLKGLVISNMMSSARQYNDYAERVLMPAMDPDVLAEIKRFEAEGRTDDPRYEALLMEHHYVLHVCRMPQDEWPDPVIRSLAHINPDIYVPMQGPSELGLSGTLESWDRSADLAGIDVPALVIGATHDTMDPEHMRWMADQLPRGRYLHCPDGSHLAQFDDPQHYFPGLLDFLRSL, encoded by the coding sequence ATGACCAGCACACCGTCCTACTTCGACACCTCCGGCTGGGACCCCGCGACGGTCGTCTCCGGGGGCTCCCGCATGGTGCCGGTCGAGACGCCCAGCGGCACCTCCCGGGTCTGGACGAAGCGGGTCGGCACCAACCCGGACCTCAAGGTGCTGCTGCTGCACGGCGGCCCGGGCGCCACCGACGAGCTGTACGAGTGCTTCGACACCTGGTTCCCCGGGGCCGGCGTCGAGTACTACTACTACGACCAGCTGGGCTCGTTCCGCAGCGACCGCCCCGACGACCCGTCGCTGTGGACGCTCGAGCGGTTCGTCGACGAGGTCGAGCAGGTGCGGCAGGCGCTCGGCCTGGACAGCAGCAACTTCGTGCTCCTCGGGCAGTCCTGGGGCGGCATGCTGGCGATGGAGTACGCCGTCCACCACCAGCAGCACCTCAAGGGCCTGGTCATCTCCAACATGATGAGCAGCGCGCGGCAGTACAACGACTACGCCGAGCGCGTGCTGATGCCGGCGATGGACCCCGACGTCCTGGCGGAGATCAAGCGGTTCGAGGCCGAGGGCCGGACGGACGACCCGCGGTACGAGGCCCTGCTGATGGAGCACCACTACGTGCTGCACGTGTGCCGGATGCCGCAGGACGAGTGGCCCGACCCGGTCATCCGGTCGCTGGCGCACATCAACCCCGACATCTACGTGCCGATGCAAGGCCCGAGCGAGCTGGGCCTGTCCGGGACGTTGGAGAGCTGGGACCGCTCGGCCGACCTGGCGGGCATCGACGTCCCGGCGCTGGTGATCGGCGCGACGCACGACACGATGGACCCCGAGCACATGCGGTGGATGGCCGACCAGCTGCCGCGGGGCCGGTACCTGCACTGCCCGGACGGCAGCCACCTGGCGCAGTTCGACGACCCGCAGCACTACTTCCCCGGGCTGCTGGACTTCCTGCGCTCGCTGTGA
- a CDS encoding alpha/beta hydrolase, whose amino-acid sequence MDVGLSGLVPPGLDAHVPESRAFYAARGERRGPDSLDELRAVRAQQGPPPPTPGTTVEQLVGGPRLRISLPTGTEACGVYLDVPGGGFSLGPSAAGDTRNAALAESLGIAVVGVEHRLAPEDPWPAAPDDCEAAALWLVEQAAVRFGTTRLAIGGSSAGATLAVTTLLRLRDRGLAGSFAGAVLQFGTYDLSGTTPAGRLIADEWFLQAYVGHLADRTLPDVSPVFGDLRGLPPALLVVGARDVLLEDNLVMAARLSAAGVPVDVRVYPESPHGFTGHPTGMARAALAGRDAWLVDRLVGGGPAGT is encoded by the coding sequence GTGGACGTCGGGCTGAGCGGGTTGGTCCCGCCGGGGCTGGACGCGCACGTGCCGGAGAGCCGGGCGTTCTACGCGGCGCGGGGGGAGCGGCGGGGGCCGGATTCCCTGGACGAGCTCCGGGCGGTCCGCGCCCAGCAGGGTCCTCCGCCACCCACCCCGGGCACCACGGTCGAGCAGCTCGTCGGCGGACCCCGGCTGCGGATCTCCCTGCCGACGGGCACGGAGGCGTGCGGGGTGTACCTCGACGTCCCCGGCGGGGGGTTCTCCCTCGGGCCCTCAGCGGCGGGGGACACCCGCAACGCAGCCCTCGCCGAGTCGCTCGGGATCGCCGTGGTCGGGGTCGAGCACCGGCTCGCGCCCGAGGACCCGTGGCCGGCGGCCCCCGACGACTGCGAGGCCGCCGCGCTCTGGCTGGTCGAGCAGGCCGCCGTCCGGTTCGGCACGACCCGGCTGGCGATCGGCGGCAGCTCGGCCGGCGCCACGTTGGCCGTGACCACGCTGCTCCGGCTCCGGGACAGGGGGCTGGCCGGGTCGTTCGCCGGCGCCGTCCTGCAGTTCGGCACCTACGACCTCAGCGGCACGACCCCCGCGGGCCGGCTGATCGCCGACGAGTGGTTCCTGCAGGCCTACGTCGGCCACCTGGCCGACCGCACCCTGCCCGACGTGTCACCCGTCTTCGGCGACCTGCGGGGCCTGCCGCCCGCCCTGCTCGTGGTCGGGGCCCGGGACGTGCTGCTCGAGGACAACCTGGTCATGGCGGCCCGGCTGTCCGCGGCCGGGGTCCCGGTCGACGTCCGCGTCTACCCGGAGTCGCCGCACGGCTTCACCGGCCACCCGACCGGCATGGCGCGGGCCGCGCTGGCCGGTCGGGATGCCTGGCTCGTCGACCGACTCGTCGGCGGTGGGCCAGCCGGCACGTGA